A genome region from Methanobacterium subterraneum includes the following:
- the ercA gene encoding alcohol dehydrogenase-like regulatory protein ErcA, with protein sequence MERVLELRKFVAPEFIFGSGARLLVGRYAKNFGARKVLIVTDPQVMDVGLVAPVINALKEEGIDYQIYSDIKSNPTAYQVTEGADLYLNENCNFIVAVGGGSPMDCAKAIGIVSSNQKEVHEFEGVDKVAVPSPPLICIPTTAGSAADVSQFAIITDSRRKLKMAIVSKTVVPDVALIDPETTLTLDKSLTIATGFDVLSHAVEAYVSNASSPITDLHALEAIRLASQNLIPTSNDLENIYLRGKMMFSSLNAGLAFSNASLGLVHAMAHSLGGFLDLPHGECNALLLDHVVEFNFEAESGKYREIAKVFNLKITGMDDNEVQSALIKKIRDLKAEAEVDYSLHDVGVTSSDIPELAAKAMNDACIITNPRRPTPQDVEEIFKNAL encoded by the coding sequence ATGGAACGGGTATTGGAATTACGGAAATTTGTGGCCCCAGAATTTATTTTTGGTTCAGGTGCACGATTACTGGTAGGAAGATATGCTAAAAATTTCGGAGCTCGCAAAGTGTTGATTGTAACTGACCCTCAGGTGATGGATGTAGGTCTGGTTGCTCCGGTTATCAATGCTCTGAAAGAGGAGGGGATTGATTACCAGATATATTCTGACATTAAATCAAATCCCACAGCTTATCAAGTTACTGAAGGTGCTGATCTATATTTAAATGAAAATTGCAACTTCATAGTGGCAGTTGGTGGTGGTAGTCCCATGGACTGCGCCAAAGCTATAGGGATAGTCAGCTCCAACCAAAAAGAGGTTCACGAATTTGAAGGTGTGGATAAGGTTGCTGTTCCATCCCCACCCTTAATCTGCATCCCCACCACAGCCGGAAGTGCCGCAGATGTCTCTCAATTTGCCATTATAACTGATTCAAGGCGTAAATTAAAAATGGCCATAGTCAGCAAAACTGTGGTGCCTGATGTGGCCCTGATTGACCCTGAAACAACACTTACCTTGGATAAATCTTTAACCATTGCCACAGGCTTTGATGTTTTAAGCCACGCTGTTGAGGCATATGTCTCCAATGCCAGTTCTCCCATCACTGATCTTCATGCGCTGGAAGCTATTAGGTTGGCTTCACAGAACCTGATCCCCACCAGCAATGATTTGGAAAACATTTATTTAAGGGGTAAAATGATGTTCAGCTCTTTAAATGCAGGATTAGCCTTTTCTAATGCTAGTTTGGGGTTGGTGCATGCAATGGCCCATAGTCTCGGCGGATTTCTGGATTTACCACATGGTGAATGCAATGCATTACTCCTGGATCATGTGGTTGAATTTAACTTTGAGGCAGAAAGCGGGAAGTACAGAGAAATTGCCAAAGTTTTTAACCTGAAAATTACTGGAATGGATGATAACGAAGTTCAATCGGCCTTAATAAAGAAAATTAGGGATTTGAAGGCTGAAGCTGAAGTTGATTATTCCCTCCACGATGTTGGGGTTACCTCCAGTGACATTCCAGAACTTGCAGCTAAAGCCATGAATGATGCATGTATAATAACTAATCCTCGGAGACCAACCCCGCAGGATGTAGAGGAGATCTTTAAAAATGCACTCTAA
- a CDS encoding sensor histidine kinase — translation MHSNSEDNWDSIREKIIGLGEQSIRKSYYPELQERLSELERFRALLDETNEAIFLSEVPSGHFTDVNNSACQQLGYSAGKMLEMNVEDIIAPDKLDEMRTIIFSLFDGKHLQNRKTIETVLQGSDGSQINVEMSISLVKFSDAFYTVMVARDITERKLFEDALKSSLKEKEVLIQEIHHRVKNNMQIISSLLNLQKQYVNDEEAVNVLKESQNRVKSMAMIHEKLYKSRNFSEINFAEYIRSLVSDIFYSYGVDSNRIKTIIVLEEVMMGLETAIPCGLIISELVTNTLKYAFPHTEPGEFKIELHSSSDRCYNLIISDNGVGIPENIDFDETDTLGLQLVNSLVNQLEGTIELTRKNGTEFKIKFKELQYEERM, via the coding sequence ATGCACTCTAATTCTGAGGATAATTGGGATTCCATACGTGAGAAAATAATAGGATTAGGTGAACAATCAATCCGAAAGAGTTACTATCCTGAATTACAGGAGAGACTTTCTGAACTGGAAAGATTCAGGGCACTCCTGGATGAAACTAATGAAGCAATATTCCTTTCAGAAGTCCCATCTGGCCATTTCACCGATGTTAATAATTCGGCCTGTCAACAACTGGGATATTCAGCTGGAAAAATGCTGGAAATGAATGTGGAAGATATAATAGCCCCGGATAAACTGGATGAAATGAGAACAATAATATTCAGTTTATTTGATGGGAAACATCTCCAGAACCGTAAAACTATTGAAACAGTTCTACAGGGGAGTGATGGATCTCAAATCAATGTGGAGATGAGTATCAGTCTGGTGAAGTTTAGTGATGCATTTTACACTGTAATGGTGGCCCGTGATATTACCGAGCGAAAATTATTCGAAGATGCCCTGAAATCTTCACTTAAGGAAAAAGAAGTTCTAATCCAGGAAATCCACCATCGGGTTAAAAATAACATGCAGATCATTTCCAGTTTACTCAACCTCCAGAAGCAGTATGTTAACGATGAAGAAGCCGTTAATGTCCTTAAAGAAAGTCAGAACCGGGTTAAATCCATGGCCATGATCCATGAAAAGCTCTATAAGTCCCGTAATTTCTCGGAAATCAACTTCGCAGAATACATCCGCAGTCTAGTTTCTGATATTTTCTATTCCTATGGCGTGGATTCCAACCGGATAAAAACCATCATTGTACTGGAGGAAGTGATGATGGGGCTGGAAACAGCCATCCCCTGTGGCCTGATCATCAGTGAACTGGTAACCAACACTTTAAAATATGCATTTCCCCATACTGAGCCGGGTGAATTCAAGATAGAACTTCATTCTTCCAGTGATAGGTGTTACAATTTGATTATCAGTGATAATGGTGTGGGAATACCGGAAAACATCGATTTTGACGAGACTGATACATTAGGCCTGCAACTGGTGAACAGTTTGGTGAATCAACTGGAAGGTACCATTGAATTGACCAGAAAGAATGGTACTGAGTTTAAAATTAAATTTAAAGAATTGCAATATGAAGAAAGAATGTAA
- a CDS encoding LEA domain-containing protein — protein sequence MGELKGKIKEKEGEVKGKIKELKGELKGKSKEKEGEIKGKTKEEV from the coding sequence ATGGGGGAACTAAAGGGTAAAATTAAAGAAAAAGAAGGGGAAGTTAAGGGTAAAATTAAAGAGTTAAAGGGAGAACTTAAAGGAAAATCTAAGGAAAAGGAAGGGGAAATAAAAGGTAAAACTAAAGAAGAAGTTTGA
- a CDS encoding PRC-barrel domain-containing protein, whose protein sequence is MKIKNDLIGKEVVDESGDQVGIVDDVEWNFKSNQVEAIILKEGGISAKIGLGDKKIVSYDMIEAIGDKLLIKGKLF, encoded by the coding sequence ATGAAAATAAAAAACGACTTAATTGGAAAAGAAGTTGTAGATGAATCAGGAGACCAAGTAGGCATAGTAGACGATGTTGAATGGAATTTTAAAAGTAACCAAGTTGAAGCCATAATCCTTAAAGAAGGGGGCATATCTGCCAAAATAGGTCTGGGTGATAAGAAGATTGTAAGTTACGATATGATCGAAGCCATTGGCGATAAATTACTGATTAAAGGGAAATTATTTTAA
- a CDS encoding phospholipase D-like domain-containing protein, translating into MNVKKPNIGIRGRVLDRDSHPMEGLVVQVEGAGKRKSILKDSHALEVLDKISPVSLKDYPVLGESETDENGFYEVLYPPSSYQNILDDEPTIQVLVKDVLGVSELKRTDKYTIVSKTLKDMEDIIIPRNWAEGWYVTLGGSRKSRFTDDNQVEVLVDNQIELESVVESIEKAQSHIYLTQFEFETDFTATFTSEGDGFRPQSVLTRNFQEAAERGVDVKIILNENLAVPDSFSQMEEFFQDSPVEIREFKSHGLHVMHAKTLVIDGEEAYVIGSPFKKDYWDSAQHRIHDSRRKPLGVRPVHDVSIKLKGGAVYHVEEFFCQMWNYITQEEYHGQGKIEPHTRNPVSSPAGKTPVQIVRSVTPETFTGDGELGIFEGYRKAFAKAQQFIYLENQFLTNKSIIKALKNVMNGNHDLEVIVVMNENPDNPGYKRWQNQCLKKMGITTFQDILDHPQIGFFTLWSTRCEKEKFRIQPIYVHTKVAIVDDIWATVGTANLDGSSLTYVNELEGVFDMEFHRNMEMNAILHQNSGEEIVKLRNTLWGEHLGTEDAPITGADNSWLKLWQKVANKNLRSLKQSKPYMNGQILPYSSEDSVEDQLKGLNLETRDWDILD; encoded by the coding sequence ATGAATGTTAAAAAGCCAAATATAGGGATTAGAGGAAGGGTTTTAGATAGGGATAGTCATCCCATGGAGGGCCTGGTGGTTCAGGTGGAGGGTGCTGGAAAGAGGAAATCAATCCTGAAAGATAGTCATGCCCTGGAAGTACTGGATAAAATATCCCCTGTTTCACTTAAAGACTATCCAGTGTTAGGTGAGTCTGAAACTGATGAAAATGGTTTTTATGAAGTGCTGTATCCCCCCAGCAGTTACCAAAACATTCTGGATGATGAACCCACCATCCAAGTGTTAGTTAAGGATGTATTGGGGGTTTCAGAGCTTAAAAGGACAGATAAGTACACCATTGTATCTAAAACCTTAAAGGACATGGAGGATATTATCATCCCCCGTAACTGGGCAGAGGGATGGTACGTTACCCTGGGAGGCTCCCGGAAGTCACGGTTCACGGATGATAATCAGGTTGAGGTCCTGGTTGATAACCAGATAGAACTGGAAAGTGTGGTTGAATCCATTGAAAAGGCACAGTCCCACATTTACCTCACCCAATTTGAGTTTGAGACGGATTTCACCGCCACTTTCACCAGCGAAGGGGATGGTTTTCGTCCTCAAAGTGTTTTAACCCGTAACTTTCAGGAAGCAGCAGAAAGGGGAGTGGATGTTAAAATAATTTTAAATGAAAACTTGGCAGTGCCTGATAGTTTCTCACAAATGGAAGAATTTTTCCAGGATAGTCCAGTTGAGATCCGTGAATTTAAGTCCCATGGCCTACATGTGATGCACGCCAAAACCCTGGTAATTGATGGTGAAGAGGCTTACGTGATAGGATCCCCTTTTAAAAAGGATTACTGGGACTCAGCACAGCATAGAATTCATGACTCTCGGCGAAAACCCCTTGGTGTTCGACCAGTTCACGATGTGTCCATTAAACTGAAGGGAGGGGCTGTTTACCATGTGGAAGAATTTTTCTGCCAGATGTGGAATTACATTACCCAGGAAGAATACCATGGACAGGGAAAAATAGAACCCCACACCAGGAATCCAGTTTCAAGTCCGGCCGGGAAAACACCGGTTCAAATTGTCCGATCAGTTACTCCCGAAACATTTACTGGGGATGGTGAATTGGGGATCTTCGAAGGTTACCGTAAGGCATTTGCAAAAGCCCAACAATTCATATACCTTGAAAACCAGTTTTTAACCAATAAAAGCATAATTAAAGCTTTGAAAAATGTGATGAATGGTAACCATGACTTGGAAGTCATCGTGGTGATGAACGAGAATCCGGATAACCCTGGATATAAGAGATGGCAAAACCAGTGCCTGAAGAAAATGGGAATAACCACATTTCAAGATATTTTGGACCATCCTCAAATTGGCTTTTTCACCCTATGGTCTACCCGGTGTGAGAAAGAAAAATTCAGAATACAACCCATTTATGTGCACACCAAGGTGGCTATTGTAGATGATATCTGGGCCACGGTGGGCACAGCAAACCTGGATGGTTCCTCCCTCACCTACGTCAATGAACTGGAAGGAGTTTTTGACATGGAATTCCACAGAAACATGGAAATGAATGCCATTCTGCACCAAAATTCCGGTGAAGAGATTGTGAAACTGCGAAACACCCTGTGGGGAGAACATCTGGGGACGGAAGATGCCCCCATCACAGGAGCAGACAATAGCTGGTTGAAACTCTGGCAAAAAGTTGCTAATAAGAACTTAAGATCATTAAAACAATCCAAACCATACATGAATGGGCAGATACTCCCCTACAGTAGTGAAGACTCTGTTGAAGATCAGCTAAAAGGTTTGAACCTGGAAACTAGAGACTGGGATATTTTAGATTGA
- the hypE gene encoding hydrogenase expression/formation protein HypE has protein sequence MKIGMSHGAGGEIMQDLISDIILGNLKNKTVNGGVGLEDLDDGATIPLGEHEIVISTDSHTIDPLFFPGGDIGRISMAGTVNDVAVMGARPLAIANAMVISEGFNVDELELIIKSMDEVCQETGVAIVTGDTKVMENDKLDKMIISTTGIGIAPKGAITRDSGLKVGDKVILTGSVGDHGISLMSYREGFGFETDLKSDVAPVWGMVGAALDIGGVHAMKDPTRGGIANALNEMASKSGVGMFLDEEKIPIKREVHAASEMLGIDPYEVANEGKVIMGVAPEKADEILEAIRKNKYGVEAQIIGEVTTDKHVILETMMGGKRILEAPIADPVPRVC, from the coding sequence ATGAAAATCGGAATGTCACATGGGGCTGGCGGAGAGATAATGCAGGACCTCATTTCAGATATAATACTGGGAAACCTTAAGAACAAGACCGTGAATGGTGGAGTGGGTCTGGAAGACCTGGATGATGGGGCCACCATTCCCCTGGGTGAACATGAAATTGTAATCAGCACCGACAGCCACACCATTGACCCATTATTTTTCCCGGGAGGAGATATTGGTAGAATCTCAATGGCCGGTACAGTCAATGATGTTGCGGTAATGGGGGCCCGTCCCCTGGCTATAGCCAACGCAATGGTAATCAGTGAAGGATTCAATGTGGATGAACTGGAACTTATCATCAAATCCATGGATGAAGTATGTCAAGAAACCGGTGTAGCCATCGTAACCGGGGACACCAAGGTAATGGAGAATGATAAACTGGATAAAATGATCATCTCCACCACGGGAATTGGTATTGCCCCTAAAGGTGCCATCACCCGTGACTCCGGATTAAAAGTGGGAGATAAGGTCATACTCACTGGTAGTGTGGGAGACCATGGAATATCCCTGATGAGCTACCGTGAAGGGTTTGGCTTTGAAACCGACCTGAAATCAGACGTAGCTCCAGTCTGGGGCATGGTGGGAGCAGCCCTGGATATTGGCGGAGTTCACGCCATGAAAGACCCAACCCGTGGGGGAATAGCCAACGCCCTCAATGAGATGGCCTCCAAGTCCGGTGTGGGAATGTTCCTGGATGAAGAGAAGATACCCATTAAAAGGGAAGTTCACGCCGCATCAGAGATGCTGGGAATTGACCCTTACGAAGTGGCCAATGAGGGTAAAGTGATCATGGGAGTGGCCCCTGAAAAAGCTGATGAAATCCTGGAAGCCATCCGCAAAAACAAGTATGGTGTGGAGGCCCAGATTATTGGTGAGGTAACAACGGACAAACATGTGATCCTGGAAACAATGATGGGTGGAAAACGGATACTGGAAGCACCCATTGCTGATCCAGTGCCCAGAGTCTGTTAA
- a CDS encoding RDD family protein: MQEFWGERLAALIVDAIFITLLMWVVTAILYPLIAWVNLYSILNYWVILWGVLILLYFTVMEGKWSTTLGKGLFKLKVHAVDGTMNYKKAFLRNISKFLWIPLVVDIAIGFSRGETGTRKRYLDQFAGTTVVKAE; encoded by the coding sequence ATGCAGGAATTTTGGGGTGAAAGACTGGCTGCTTTAATAGTTGATGCGATTTTCATCACTCTGCTTATGTGGGTTGTGACTGCTATTCTTTACCCGCTAATAGCTTGGGTTAATCTATACTCAATTTTGAACTATTGGGTCATTCTATGGGGTGTTCTGATCCTATTATACTTCACAGTAATGGAGGGTAAATGGTCCACTACCCTGGGTAAGGGTTTGTTTAAATTAAAAGTACATGCAGTTGATGGGACTATGAACTACAAAAAGGCATTCCTGCGTAATATCTCTAAATTCCTGTGGATCCCCCTGGTGGTGGATATTGCAATAGGATTTTCCCGTGGTGAAACCGGGACCAGAAAAAGATACTTGGATCAGTTTGCCGGAACCACTGTGGTTAAAGCAGAATAA
- a CDS encoding DUF5654 family protein: MKNQVKGQVLQTIATLITTAFGLIAALAWNEAIKAIILQFLPKGSDLTGLLIYAVLITIIAVVATILIGRAIAQPEEIQLVKIVDE; this comes from the coding sequence ATGAAAAACCAAGTTAAGGGACAAGTACTCCAAACCATTGCCACACTAATCACCACCGCGTTTGGTTTAATAGCAGCTTTGGCATGGAACGAAGCAATTAAGGCAATTATATTACAGTTTTTACCAAAAGGAAGCGATTTAACAGGTTTACTAATATACGCAGTTTTGATTACAATCATAGCCGTAGTTGCAACCATACTAATTGGTAGAGCCATAGCCCAACCAGAAGAAATTCAGCTGGTTAAAATCGTGGATGAATAG
- a CDS encoding tyrosine-type recombinase/integrase, whose amino-acid sequence MKVENDPLFKDFCLVRNLASPSVKLYRLALEKYTDFTEMSLDNLITEAEDEEDTVPRLRKRKITKYLSGFKEHLNQGDLSSYYTNHQVGLVRTFYGEFDIQLPKSHWRKSRSDKKQENIEDLPTKDDIKRSLDHSKTTYRAIILLMLSSGMSRSEIASLTFKHYYDAIPLDISPKTLNELIKKVEVDNLILYWKLKRVKTGKYYFTFSSPETSDYILRYLKELYRGHPNYIPKPEDTFFRLDNHPINPDNLSQMFKRINQRAGLKRANGNLTVRPHLLRKFFSTTLERNRFPHLYTRWLMGHSVDSTTEAYFKADPEAVKEEYKQVVDHLTITQDIKFKPVTTEGYDQLLKELREKDKDYKILENRLEILEGIVQDKAVQNELNKR is encoded by the coding sequence ATGAAAGTGGAAAATGATCCTCTTTTTAAAGATTTTTGCCTAGTTAGGAATCTTGCGTCACCTTCGGTTAAATTGTATAGATTAGCACTAGAAAAATACACAGATTTCACAGAAATGTCTTTGGATAATTTAATTACCGAAGCCGAAGATGAGGAGGATACTGTTCCGCGTTTAAGAAAGAGAAAAATCACGAAATATTTATCTGGATTTAAAGAACACCTAAACCAGGGAGATCTTTCAAGTTACTACACTAATCATCAAGTAGGTCTAGTCAGAACATTTTATGGTGAGTTTGACATACAATTACCTAAGTCTCACTGGAGAAAATCACGTAGCGACAAAAAACAGGAAAATATTGAAGATCTTCCAACTAAAGATGATATTAAGAGAAGTCTTGATCACTCAAAAACCACATATCGGGCTATTATTTTATTAATGCTATCTTCAGGAATGTCTAGATCGGAAATAGCTTCATTAACATTCAAACATTATTATGATGCTATTCCATTAGATATATCTCCTAAAACATTAAATGAACTCATTAAAAAGGTTGAAGTGGATAATCTTATTCTTTATTGGAAATTAAAACGGGTTAAAACAGGTAAATACTATTTTACCTTCAGCAGTCCAGAAACTTCTGATTATATTCTACGGTATTTGAAAGAGCTTTATAGGGGGCACCCAAATTATATTCCAAAACCTGAAGATACTTTCTTTAGGCTCGATAATCATCCAATAAACCCTGATAATCTTTCTCAAATGTTCAAACGAATTAATCAAAGGGCAGGACTAAAGAGAGCTAATGGTAATTTAACGGTTAGACCTCATTTACTTAGAAAGTTTTTTTCAACCACTCTTGAAAGAAATAGATTCCCTCACTTATACACAAGGTGGTTAATGGGTCATAGTGTGGACAGTACCACAGAAGCATATTTCAAGGCAGATCCTGAAGCAGTAAAAGAGGAATATAAGCAAGTTGTAGATCATTTAACAATAACTCAAGATATTAAATTTAAACCTGTAACCACTGAAGGATATGATCAGCTTCTAAAAGAGTTACGGGAGAAAGACAAGGATTATAAAATATTAGAGAATAGATTAGAGATTCTTGAAGGGATTGTTCAAGATAAGGCAGTTCAGAATGAATTAAATAAAAGGTAA
- a CDS encoding ribbon-helix-helix protein, CopG family: protein MMVAKCVSMDLEDLTEIQEKIKKGESNSVSEFVRNAIRKELKR from the coding sequence ATGATGGTTGCAAAATGCGTGTCTATGGACTTAGAAGACTTGACAGAGATTCAAGAGAAAATAAAAAAAGGCGAATCCAATAGTGTAAGCGAATTTGTTAGAAATGCCATACGAAAGGAGCTTAAAAGGTGA
- a CDS encoding CHC2 zinc finger domain-containing protein — protein sequence MRGIQSFFESFYGPIFYRHFRRPTYFEKIKFRIQFNVETPKSLYLHVHHNSGNHPCLIHTYDHGSRGNLKRNSSEKMVFDRVFLDFDVSNHEVKKIKNELTSLRSLGLKHEKSRQDELKDQLQDLITNEKIAEQAIDEAKYFSVKFKETFGKYPALFFSGCKGCHAYTFFKATGFKNLNLAVSWFAENVKKSYNQQTMDLSVAQDAQARLSRIPYSKHQLTGLTVVPFSIEDDYDEIIMKSLHPHIEDFDRVDFQTDFHKHLQKIDLVETYNSRVKSANRTTNKARLGGSKNFKGVHDHRAFFKSILGKPVREYPNKEYVMYSCPFQDHDDKKPSFRVHKKGYYCYGCQKKGNYWQFFKDYHGWNDEQVRQHFKTEIKKNIIDNN from the coding sequence ATGAGGGGTATCCAGTCTTTCTTTGAGTCTTTTTATGGTCCTATTTTTTACAGGCACTTCAGGAGACCAACTTATTTTGAAAAAATTAAATTCAGGATCCAATTTAATGTAGAAACTCCTAAAAGTTTGTACCTTCATGTGCACCATAACAGTGGTAATCATCCATGTCTTATTCATACTTATGATCATGGGAGCAGGGGTAACTTAAAAAGAAATAGTTCAGAGAAGATGGTGTTTGACAGGGTCTTCCTTGACTTTGATGTAAGCAATCATGAAGTTAAAAAAATCAAAAATGAACTTACCAGTTTGAGAAGCCTTGGCTTGAAACATGAAAAGTCCAGGCAGGATGAATTGAAGGACCAGCTGCAGGATCTGATCACCAATGAGAAAATTGCAGAACAGGCCATTGATGAAGCTAAATATTTTTCAGTTAAGTTTAAAGAGACTTTTGGTAAATACCCTGCCCTTTTTTTCAGTGGTTGCAAAGGATGCCATGCATACACTTTTTTTAAGGCCACTGGATTTAAAAACCTTAACCTAGCTGTTTCATGGTTTGCCGAAAACGTTAAAAAATCATATAATCAACAAACCATGGACTTATCTGTTGCTCAAGATGCCCAGGCGAGACTTTCCAGAATACCCTACAGTAAACATCAACTCACTGGACTTACTGTGGTCCCATTCTCAATTGAAGATGATTATGATGAAATAATAATGAAATCACTGCATCCACACATTGAAGACTTTGATCGGGTAGATTTCCAGACTGATTTTCATAAACATCTTCAAAAGATAGATCTGGTTGAAACATACAATTCCAGGGTAAAAAGTGCCAATAGAACTACAAATAAGGCCAGATTAGGTGGTTCTAAGAATTTTAAAGGTGTTCATGATCATAGGGCATTCTTTAAGTCCATTCTAGGAAAACCTGTAAGAGAATATCCAAATAAAGAGTATGTGATGTATAGTTGTCCTTTTCAGGATCATGATGATAAAAAACCATCATTTCGTGTACATAAAAAGGGTTATTATTGCTATGGGTGTCAAAAGAAGGGTAATTATTGGCAGTTCTTTAAGGATTATCATGGATGGAATGATGAACAAGTACGACAACATTTCAAAACAGAAATCAAAAAAAATATTATTGATAACAATTAA
- a CDS encoding endonuclease NucS domain-containing protein, with protein MYKVDIENKNLIKLSKTNFSQLNLKERYDIEEWIEKTPEILGEELLIINKELILPSGIRLDLLAIDKKANLVVIELKRDDSGRNLEWQSIKYVSYCSNFLVEDIFKYFAEYLGSDEDEAQLLIEEFIDEEMDKLNENQRIILVSKEFHSDVVSAVLWLRDYKIDIECVRFIPYIDQDRELFITTDMIIPLPEAKDYIEKKEIKQKEAKSYQSSYSLEKTNYGPEELDKLENRLIKTLERESDLIPRFIVFLEIISSENRVFKRDEVKTKLFEEGIGSNIGQTGRYLSNISQFLTKKSNPHLRQIIDFKIGGSSGETKDDYFVIEGYRDLLKNVLQKVKNESESQNI; from the coding sequence GTGTATAAAGTAGATATTGAAAATAAAAACCTAATAAAATTATCAAAAACAAATTTTAGTCAGCTTAATCTGAAAGAAAGATATGATATTGAAGAATGGATCGAGAAAACACCAGAAATACTAGGTGAAGAACTTTTAATTATTAATAAAGAACTTATTCTCCCATCAGGCATTAGACTAGATTTATTAGCAATAGATAAAAAAGCAAATTTAGTTGTCATAGAATTAAAAAGGGATGATTCTGGTAGAAATTTAGAATGGCAATCCATAAAGTATGTTTCATATTGTTCTAATTTTTTAGTAGAAGACATCTTCAAATATTTTGCAGAATATTTAGGATCTGATGAAGACGAAGCACAACTACTCATTGAAGAGTTCATTGATGAAGAAATGGATAAACTCAATGAAAATCAGCGCATAATATTAGTCTCGAAAGAATTTCATTCTGATGTTGTTTCTGCCGTATTGTGGCTTAGAGACTATAAAATTGACATAGAATGTGTAAGATTCATACCATATATAGATCAAGATAGAGAACTCTTCATAACTACAGATATGATTATTCCCCTTCCTGAAGCAAAAGATTACATCGAGAAAAAGGAAATTAAGCAAAAAGAAGCTAAATCCTACCAAAGTTCTTATTCTCTAGAAAAAACTAATTATGGTCCTGAAGAGTTGGATAAGCTAGAAAACCGCCTTATAAAAACTTTAGAAAGGGAATCTGATCTAATTCCTCGTTTTATAGTCTTCTTGGAAATTATTTCATCAGAAAATAGGGTTTTCAAAAGAGATGAAGTTAAAACTAAGTTATTTGAAGAAGGGATTGGATCGAATATAGGTCAAACTGGCAGATATTTAAGTAATATTTCTCAGTTTTTAACTAAAAAATCTAATCCACATTTGCGACAAATCATCGATTTTAAAATTGGCGGTTCTTCAGGAGAAACAAAAGATGATTATTTTGTTATAGAAGGTTATAGGGACTTATTGAAGAATGTTTTGCAAAAAGTAAAAAACGAAAGTGAAAGTCAAAATATCTAG
- a CDS encoding TIGR02391 family protein encodes MNDEITREKLNNTVNYYMENGDFETARNIIKSWGEKIDGFNINEELEKFDNGDYLPGFWPWIHQDIIKVSKQLFEDKHYAHSVESAFKEVNSRVKIIYKNKTGDEIDGYDLMMKAFKYNKNRNTGQITEWPIIQLTDLNSISDRNIQDGYRLVFAGSIQAFRNPKAHENQDITQKTAAHSIFVASKLMHRLDDSNY; translated from the coding sequence ATGAATGATGAAATAACTCGAGAGAAATTGAACAATACAGTAAACTATTACATGGAAAATGGAGACTTTGAAACTGCAAGAAACATTATAAAATCATGGGGTGAAAAAATAGATGGATTCAACATAAACGAGGAGCTTGAAAAGTTTGATAACGGCGATTATCTTCCAGGATTTTGGCCTTGGATCCATCAGGATATTATCAAAGTCTCTAAACAATTATTTGAAGATAAACATTATGCTCATTCTGTAGAATCCGCTTTTAAAGAAGTTAATAGTCGTGTGAAAATAATTTATAAAAATAAGACCGGCGATGAAATAGATGGTTATGATCTGATGATGAAGGCTTTTAAGTATAACAAGAATAGAAACACAGGGCAAATTACTGAGTGGCCTATTATTCAATTAACTGATTTAAATTCTATTTCTGATAGAAATATTCAAGATGGTTACAGACTGGTTTTTGCTGGTTCAATCCAGGCATTCAGAAATCCAAAGGCACATGAAAATCAAGATATCACCCAAAAAACAGCTGCACATTCAATCTTTGTTGCAAGTAAATTAATGCACAGATTAGATGATTCTAATTATTAA